A genome region from Flavobacterium sp. CFS9 includes the following:
- a CDS encoding GIY-YIG nuclease family protein, whose product MEEFVVYILYSEKFNKNYTGFTSNLIERFKSHNRLEAKGYTLKFRPWKVIHLEFFNSKSEAMKREKYLKTGIGREFIKDLIQKL is encoded by the coding sequence ATGGAAGAGTTCGTTGTTTACATTCTTTATTCAGAAAAATTCAATAAAAATTATACCGGCTTTACTTCTAATCTAATTGAAAGATTTAAATCACATAATCGCCTTGAGGCAAAAGGGTACACATTAAAATTCAGACCTTGGAAAGTAATTCATTTAGAATTTTTTAATTCTAAATCTGAAGCAATGAAAAGAGAAAAATATTTAAAAACCGGAATTGGAAGAGAATTTATCAAAGATCTTATCCAAAAGTTATAG
- a CDS encoding DUF4269 domain-containing protein has protein sequence MIDFTTIDYLKNGNGKQIQAYEVLTQHHILSDIVEFEPLFAGTIPIAIDIESSDLDIICYWKNKTEFIKKLHVTFGNKDNYTIRETVIDNRESIIASFKIDPFEFEIFGQNLPTKEQNAYRHMVIEHEILQSKDENFRSEIIKLKQKGYKTEPAFAFLLGLNGDPYAELLKYKI, from the coding sequence ATGATCGATTTTACCACTATTGATTATCTAAAAAATGGAAACGGCAAACAGATTCAGGCTTATGAAGTCCTGACTCAGCATCATATTTTGTCTGATATTGTTGAATTTGAACCTCTTTTTGCAGGCACTATCCCTATTGCGATCGATATTGAAAGTAGTGATTTGGACATCATTTGTTACTGGAAAAACAAAACTGAATTTATCAAAAAACTTCATGTTACTTTCGGAAACAAAGACAATTATACGATTCGGGAAACGGTGATTGATAACAGAGAATCGATTATTGCGAGTTTTAAAATAGACCCTTTTGAATTTGAAATCTTTGGGCAAAATCTTCCAACCAAAGAGCAGAACGCTTATCGCCACATGGTTATCGAGCATGAAATTCTGCAATCGAAAGACGAAAATTTTCGATCTGAAATTATCAAACTCAAACAAAAAGGTTACAAAACTGAACCTGCTTTTGCTTTTTTATTAGGTCTAAATGGAGATCCGTATGCTGAATTACTGAAATATAAAATTTGA
- a CDS encoding ArnT family glycosyltransferase, with the protein MSKKTAILLGFIALKFILQYLLISPEYDLQRDEYLHLDQAHHLAWGYLSVPPVTSWISYLILLLGNSVFWVKFFPVLFGVLTLLMVWKTIEALKGNLYALILGATCITFSTLLRINILYQPNSLDILCWTTFYYVLVQYTTTENKKWFYMGTVVFAFGFLNKYNILFLIIGLLPALLLSGQRKIFTEKNLYWALLLGLILILPNILWQYNNHFPIVHHMKELAETQLVNVDRMEFLEKQLLFFIGSLFVILSALYALLFYKPFEKYRFFFASMIFTLAVFLYFKAKAYYAIGLYPVYIAFGAVFLSQVLQTGWKRYLKPVFIILPLLFFIPMYDLAFPNKSPEYIVKNPEAYQKLGMLRWEDGKDHELPQDFADMLGWKELARKTDSVYALIPNPETTLVLCDNYGQAGAINYYSKKGIKAVSFNADYLNWFVLDVPYKNVIRVKNSWERTAELKETSPFFESSRIAGEITNKYAREHGATIFVFTNAKIDVNKRLKDEIEEETNYSK; encoded by the coding sequence ATGTCCAAAAAAACTGCCATTCTACTCGGGTTTATCGCTTTAAAATTTATATTACAATACCTTTTAATAAGCCCCGAATATGATTTGCAGCGTGACGAATACCTGCATCTGGATCAGGCGCATCATTTGGCATGGGGATATTTATCGGTTCCTCCGGTTACGTCCTGGATTTCTTACCTCATCCTTTTACTTGGAAATTCGGTTTTCTGGGTAAAATTTTTCCCAGTGCTTTTTGGAGTTTTAACGCTTTTGATGGTTTGGAAAACGATTGAGGCTTTAAAAGGAAATTTATACGCCCTGATTTTAGGAGCAACCTGCATTACGTTTTCAACCTTGTTACGAATCAATATCTTATACCAGCCTAACTCATTGGACATCTTGTGCTGGACCACTTTTTATTATGTACTTGTGCAATACACGACCACCGAAAACAAAAAATGGTTTTACATGGGCACCGTTGTCTTTGCTTTTGGCTTTCTGAACAAATACAACATTCTGTTTCTAATCATAGGTCTACTGCCTGCTCTTCTCCTATCCGGTCAAAGGAAGATATTTACAGAAAAAAATCTCTATTGGGCATTGCTTTTAGGGTTAATTCTGATTCTACCAAATATTCTATGGCAGTACAACAACCATTTCCCAATTGTACATCACATGAAAGAGTTGGCCGAAACACAACTCGTTAATGTAGATCGAATGGAGTTTTTAGAAAAACAATTGTTATTTTTCATCGGTTCGCTCTTTGTTATTCTTTCCGCTTTGTATGCATTGCTTTTCTACAAACCATTCGAAAAATACCGATTCTTTTTTGCTTCGATGATTTTTACACTGGCAGTCTTTCTGTATTTCAAAGCCAAAGCTTATTATGCCATCGGTTTGTACCCTGTTTATATTGCTTTTGGAGCTGTTTTTCTTTCTCAGGTACTCCAAACAGGCTGGAAACGTTATCTAAAACCTGTTTTCATCATCCTTCCATTGTTGTTTTTTATTCCCATGTACGATTTAGCCTTCCCTAATAAAAGTCCGGAGTACATCGTGAAAAATCCGGAAGCTTATCAAAAACTGGGCATGCTGCGTTGGGAAGATGGAAAAGACCACGAATTACCGCAGGATTTTGCCGATATGCTGGGCTGGAAAGAACTCGCCCGAAAAACCGATTCTGTTTATGCCCTAATTCCAAATCCCGAAACAACACTGGTACTCTGCGATAATTACGGACAAGCTGGTGCGATAAATTATTACTCTAAAAAAGGAATCAAAGCAGTCTCTTTCAACGCCGATTATCTCAATTGGTTTGTGCTTGATGTACCCTACAAAAACGTCATCAGAGTTAAAAACTCCTGGGAAAGAACTGCTGAACTTAAGGAAACCAGTCCTTTCTTTGAATCTTCCCGCATTGCAGGCGAGATCACCAACAAATATGCAAGGGAGCATGGTGCCACGATTTTTGTTTTCACCAATGCCAAAATCGACGTCAACAAAAGACTCAAAGATGAAATTGAAGAAGAAACTAATTATAGTAAATGA